CCTCGCCGCCGGTGGTGTTCCAGCCGACGTGGTCGGCGTGGATATGGGTGTTGACGACCAGGTCGACGTCCTGCGGGCGGACGCCGGCGCGGGCCAGGGCGCCGAGGAAGTCGCCCTGCCAGTGGTGGAACTGCGGGCTGCCGGGCCGCTCGCGGCCGTTGCCCACCGCGGTGTCGACCAGCACGGTCCGTCCGCCGCTGCGCAGCACCCAGGTCTGCAGCGCCGCCACCAGCCGGTCGCTCTCCGGCTCCCAGTGGTCCGGCGCCAGCCACTCCTCGTTGTCCTTCCAGAGGGCGGCGCCGGACTGCGGGACGATGTCGCGGGCGGGGGCGAAGGCACCCTGCCACTCCACGACCCGCAGCACCTCGACGTTCCCCAGATCAGTGCCCTGTGCGTTCTCGATATCCATGGCTTTGACTCTAGGGAGGGCAGTTGAGCGTCTCAATGCTCGTCCCGCTCAGCTGAATACGCGTCAGTCTCAGCATTCAGCAAGGGGATACGCTGGACCGGTGGACGTACTGAGTGACGCGATCGCGGCCGTGCGCATCGGCCGACCTTCCTCGGAGCGGGTGCGGGTGGACGGCAGTTGGTGCACCAGGCTCGCCCCGTACGACGGCGCGGGCTTCCACGTGGTGCTGGAGGGCAGTTGCTGGCTGCTTCCGGACGGCGGTCCCGCGGTCTCGCTGGCTGCGGGGGACGTGGTGCTGCTGGCCCACGGCACGGGGCACGTGCTCGCCGATTCCCCTGCCGACGCGGCGACCCTCCGGCGGGCGGTGCCCTTCGAGGCCTGGTCGGCCGGGACCTGGCCACGACGCCCGCCGTCCCCGCCCCTGTCCCCGCCCTTGTCCCCGCCCCTGTCCCCGCCCCGCCGGGCCGAGTTGCTGTGCGGGAAGTACCGGCTCGACCGCAGCCGGGTGCACCCGCTGATGGCGGAACTGCCGCCGGTCGTCCATCTGCCGAACCGGGTCGGCAGCAATCCGGAACTGCGCTCGGCGATCGACCTGTTGGGCCGGGAACTCGGTGAGCAGCAACCGGGTTCGTGCATCGCGGTCCCCGGCCTGGTCGACCTCCTGCTCGTCTACATGATCCGTTCCTGGATGGCCGGGGCCGCCACCGGGGTCTGGCCGGCCGTGCTCGACGATCCGGTCGCCGCCGCCGCCCTGCGGGCGCTGCACACGGACCCCGCCGCGCCGTGGACCATCGAGCGGCTGGCCACGGCGGCGGGCGTCTCCCGTGCCACCCTGGCCCGGCGGTTCACCGCTCTGGTCGGCCGCTCCCCGATGGCCTACCTCACCTGGTGGCGGCTGACGTTCGCCGCCACCCTGCTCCGGGACACCACGGACCCGTTGGCCGTCGTCGCGCGCCGGGTCGGCTACGGCACCCCGTACGCGCTCTCCCACGCCTTCCACCGCGAGTTCGGGACCACCCCGGGCCGCTACCGGGACCGGGCCGCCGAAGGCCTCTGAGGCCGACTGCCGCGCCCTGCCGAAGCGAGGCGGCTACGGCGCGGCGTCGGACGGGGCGTATGCCAGCAGGCGTGCCCGGTGCCGCTCGCGGGCGGCTTCCAACTCCCGGTTCACATCCACATGGTGCCAGTTGTGCCCGCCGCGCAGGATGCCGGACCAGGGGGAGGGCCCGGCCAGCGCGTGCCGGACGACCAGCCGACGCACCTCCTCCGACTCCGGACCGGCGCTGTGCTCCCAGACCGCGTCCTCCCGTTCGAGGTGCTCCAGGTCGAACTGCCGCTTGCACCACTCGCAGCGCGGCGGGTTCTGCTCCTCGCCGTCCAGGAGGGCGGTCAGCGCCAGGCGCAGCGGCTCCGGCGTCCGCGAGTCCGCGCTCCGCGCGCGCAGCACGGACTCCGCGTTCAACCAGGCGATCAGGACGCGGCCCTGCTCGCGCTCCAGGCCGGCCGGGTCGGACTCGTCGGCCAGCAGGTACACCCGGAACAGCAGCAGCTCGACCCCCTCGACCCCGATCGAGGGATGGTCCTGCGGATCCAGCACCCACTCCAGCCGGTACTCGCGCGCAGCCGCCCCGGGGGGCGGGTCGATGCGGTGGTCGAGCTGCCGGGACCCCGGATCCGTCACGGTCACCGCGACCTGCCCCGGCCCCAGCACGGAGCCGTCCGGGGCCAGGTCGCGGAAGCACAGCAGGGCCACCCGGGGGAGGAAGCGCTGCAGCCGCAGCACCGGCCGCGCGGCGGTGTCCTCGACGCGCACGAGCAGGGTGGCGTGTCCGCGCACGGTGCCCGACAGTTGGTACGGCTCCTGGTCGACGGTGAGCGCGGCGGTCTCGCTGGGCAGTGCCACGGATGCTCCTTCGGTGCTCCGACTGCGGCTACTCGGTTGTGTTGCGGTGGGGCAGCTGACGGGCAGTCCGCTCGCCCCCGGTAGCAGGGAGACGCCCCGACGCCCCTGTCGGTTCCCGGGTGCCACGGTGATCCCGGGC
The Streptacidiphilus albus JL83 genome window above contains:
- a CDS encoding AraC family transcriptional regulator; the encoded protein is MDVLSDAIAAVRIGRPSSERVRVDGSWCTRLAPYDGAGFHVVLEGSCWLLPDGGPAVSLAAGDVVLLAHGTGHVLADSPADAATLRRAVPFEAWSAGTWPRRPPSPPLSPPLSPPLSPPRRAELLCGKYRLDRSRVHPLMAELPPVVHLPNRVGSNPELRSAIDLLGRELGEQQPGSCIAVPGLVDLLLVYMIRSWMAGAATGVWPAVLDDPVAAAALRALHTDPAAPWTIERLATAAGVSRATLARRFTALVGRSPMAYLTWWRLTFAATLLRDTTDPLAVVARRVGYGTPYALSHAFHREFGTTPGRYRDRAAEGL